In the genome of Acidimicrobiales bacterium, one region contains:
- a CDS encoding molybdopterin-dependent oxidoreductase: MTATEWSDPGADGAPGTVDTAGDGEADPVEHRSFCRFCPAVCGVIVTTRADRVEKVRADPDHPVSRGYTCPKGRALGTWHHHPRRLDSPEIGRGEDRRAADWDECLGDLAARLRSVIAEHGPSAVGVYQGTGAAFDGLGRRIGDRFLRAIGSPQRYSSVTIDTPAWPLVADRMGGFRGLVPALDHDQAGLTIAIGTNPVVSHGHTTGISDPVVRLRALATDPRELWVIDPRRTETARLATRHLQIRPGTDHVLFAWLVRELLGPDGGVDIEYCENHTTGIEELANSVARYDLDLTTALTGLDRDALTDLLAAIRRHGRCAVLTGTGTTMTATANAAMWLIWALQAITGSWERPGGMWFQPGALKSFDQRDIPATPDDVPPVPGPASRPDVPGHFDEYPSGAMLDEIASGNLRALLVLGGNPLTAFPDTPELAKAMGDLEVLAVADVVETETTALATHVLPVAGQLERADVPDFVDQWSPVVASQYTAAVVPPGADRRPMWWAFARLGELMDVKALPGDLTSETASDDALLDHYCGHGRFDMESLRAAQTAVVAEGPVHGWVRERVLPGGRWRLAPQILVDDLERVAAAEEFDHPRLELVPRRLMKVLNSQLRFARAAGAPEDPFVLVNPLDAERAGVTDGQSVVVATEHGSTTGVAKVSEEIRAGAVSVPHGWSEPGVGHLTTGRGDTDPVTGMVRQGGLAVTLRPLDPVGG; this comes from the coding sequence ATGACGGCAACGGAGTGGAGCGACCCGGGCGCCGATGGCGCGCCCGGCACCGTGGACACGGCCGGCGACGGTGAGGCTGACCCGGTCGAGCACCGCTCCTTTTGTCGATTCTGCCCCGCGGTCTGCGGCGTCATCGTGACCACGCGCGCAGACCGGGTCGAGAAGGTCCGCGCCGACCCGGATCACCCCGTTTCGCGGGGATACACATGCCCCAAGGGCCGTGCGCTCGGGACCTGGCACCACCACCCCCGCCGGCTCGACAGCCCCGAGATCGGCCGCGGAGAGGACAGAAGGGCCGCAGACTGGGACGAGTGTCTCGGCGACCTCGCTGCGCGTCTGCGTTCGGTCATCGCCGAACACGGCCCGTCCGCGGTCGGCGTCTACCAGGGCACCGGAGCGGCCTTCGACGGCCTCGGTCGACGCATCGGCGACCGCTTCCTGCGGGCGATCGGCTCGCCGCAGCGGTACTCCTCGGTGACCATCGACACGCCGGCGTGGCCGCTGGTCGCCGACAGGATGGGCGGCTTCAGGGGACTCGTCCCGGCCCTCGACCACGATCAGGCCGGACTCACGATCGCAATCGGAACGAATCCGGTTGTCAGCCACGGCCACACGACGGGCATCTCGGACCCCGTCGTGCGACTCCGGGCGCTCGCGACCGATCCCCGGGAACTGTGGGTCATCGACCCGAGGCGGACCGAGACGGCGCGCCTGGCCACCCGTCATCTCCAGATCCGCCCCGGCACCGACCACGTACTTTTTGCCTGGCTCGTACGCGAACTGCTCGGACCCGACGGTGGTGTCGACATCGAATACTGCGAGAACCACACGACCGGGATCGAGGAACTCGCGAACTCCGTCGCGCGATACGACCTCGACCTGACCACCGCGCTCACCGGCCTCGACCGCGACGCGCTGACCGACCTCCTCGCCGCGATCCGTCGCCATGGGCGCTGCGCCGTGCTGACCGGCACGGGGACGACGATGACAGCGACGGCGAACGCGGCAATGTGGCTGATCTGGGCACTCCAGGCCATCACCGGTTCGTGGGAGCGGCCCGGCGGGATGTGGTTCCAGCCGGGCGCCCTGAAGTCCTTCGATCAACGCGACATCCCGGCCACACCCGACGATGTCCCCCCCGTCCCCGGACCGGCCAGCCGACCCGACGTACCCGGGCACTTCGACGAGTACCCGTCGGGGGCGATGCTCGACGAGATCGCCAGCGGAAACCTGCGGGCGCTACTGGTGCTGGGAGGCAACCCGCTGACTGCGTTCCCAGACACCCCGGAGCTCGCGAAGGCGATGGGCGACCTCGAGGTACTTGCGGTCGCGGACGTCGTGGAGACCGAGACGACGGCTCTCGCCACGCACGTCCTGCCGGTCGCCGGGCAACTCGAACGGGCCGATGTCCCCGACTTCGTGGACCAGTGGTCACCGGTCGTCGCCTCCCAGTACACCGCCGCGGTCGTTCCGCCCGGTGCCGACCGACGGCCGATGTGGTGGGCGTTCGCCCGACTGGGCGAGTTGATGGACGTGAAGGCGCTTCCCGGCGACCTCACGTCGGAGACGGCCAGCGACGACGCCCTCCTCGACCACTACTGCGGCCACGGACGGTTCGACATGGAATCGCTGCGGGCCGCCCAGACGGCGGTGGTCGCCGAGGGCCCCGTTCACGGCTGGGTACGCGAGCGGGTCCTACCGGGTGGGCGCTGGCGTCTGGCCCCTCAGATCCTCGTGGACGATCTCGAACGGGTCGCGGCCGCCGAGGAGTTCGACCACCCGCGCCTCGAGCTCGTACCGCGGCGTCTCATGAAGGTCCTGAACTCCCAGCTCCGCTTCGCCCGCGCCGCGGGCGCTCCCGAGGACCCGTTCGTACTCGTGAACCCGCTCGACGCCGAGCGTGCCGGCGTGACCGACGGCCAGAGCGTCGTCGTCGCGACCGAGCACGGCTCCACTACCGGCGTCGCCAAGGTGAGCGAGGAGATCCGGGCGGGGGCGGTGTCGGTCCCCCACGGCTGGTCCGAACCGGGGGTCGGTCACCTCACCACCGGGCGCGGTGACACCGACCCGGTGACGGGGATGGTGCGTCAGGGTGGGCTGGCGGTCACGCTGCGGCCTCTCGACCCTGTCGGCGGCTGA
- a CDS encoding VOC family protein, which yields MAERTEYAPGTPNWVDLATTDVAGAKAFYGGLFGWDFHDEPTDRGPAYTMCLRNGVPVSGMMPQPPEMAAAGLPSLWTSYVSVADVDATLETVVAAGGSVTMPAMTVMDAGRMAAIADPTGAVIALWEKNEHVGAGLVNEHGALTWNELQTSDVDAATGFYTTVFGWEPAAHDMGHMVYTEMKVDGAGVAGAMALPAEGIPPYWAVYFGHDAVDDAVVAATELGGAIVMDPMDGPPGRWAFIADPQGAVFAAMTLAGGS from the coding sequence ATGGCCGAGCGCACCGAGTACGCCCCTGGCACCCCGAACTGGGTGGATCTGGCCACCACCGACGTGGCGGGTGCGAAGGCCTTCTACGGCGGTCTCTTCGGCTGGGACTTCCACGACGAGCCGACGGACCGGGGTCCCGCCTACACCATGTGCCTGCGCAATGGCGTCCCCGTCTCCGGGATGATGCCCCAGCCCCCCGAGATGGCCGCCGCCGGGCTTCCCTCGCTGTGGACGAGCTACGTCTCGGTGGCCGACGTCGATGCCACGCTCGAGACGGTTGTCGCCGCCGGGGGTTCCGTGACGATGCCGGCGATGACGGTGATGGACGCCGGGCGGATGGCAGCCATCGCGGATCCGACCGGCGCGGTCATCGCCCTGTGGGAGAAGAACGAACACGTGGGCGCCGGCCTCGTCAACGAACACGGCGCACTCACGTGGAACGAACTCCAGACATCGGACGTGGACGCAGCCACGGGTTTCTACACCACCGTCTTCGGCTGGGAGCCCGCCGCCCACGACATGGGGCACATGGTCTACACGGAGATGAAGGTCGACGGGGCAGGTGTCGCGGGCGCCATGGCGCTGCCTGCCGAGGGTATTCCGCCCTACTGGGCCGTCTATTTCGGCCACGACGCGGTCGACGACGCGGTCGTGGCGGCGACGGAGCTCGGCGGGGCGATCGTGATGGACCCGATGGACGGCCCCCCGGGCCGCTGGGCGTTCATCGCTGACCCTCAGGGCGCCGTGTTCGCCGCGATGACGCTCGCGGGAGGCAGCTGA
- a CDS encoding helix-turn-helix domain-containing protein has translation MARRTYGQFCPIGYSLDLLGERWTLLIVRELASGPRRFTDLRTNLAGVAPNLLTDRLRALEAAGIVTTRELPPPAARTVYTLTEHGSTLRPALYELARWGLGLLGAPGADEHFPTDMVPDALRAMVRTEEVPDYGVVIAFDLDEGAHAMTVTPRAPRGERCPTSERIAVESVDIDSPGRGATEATDTGTDDPTLTVTASLTALLWLRTGAMAPAELRSQGLITLRGGPSAVRDFAHMWGVDPADLATTPQML, from the coding sequence GTGGCCAGGCGCACCTACGGGCAGTTCTGTCCGATCGGATACTCCCTCGACCTGCTCGGCGAACGCTGGACGCTGCTGATCGTCAGGGAACTGGCGTCGGGACCACGCCGATTCACCGACCTGCGGACCAACCTCGCGGGCGTCGCCCCCAACTTGTTGACGGATCGGCTACGAGCCCTCGAGGCCGCCGGCATCGTCACCACCCGCGAACTCCCCCCACCCGCGGCCCGCACCGTCTACACGCTCACGGAGCACGGCTCGACCCTGCGCCCCGCGCTGTACGAACTGGCGCGTTGGGGTCTGGGCCTTCTCGGTGCGCCCGGGGCCGACGAACACTTCCCGACGGACATGGTCCCCGACGCGCTGCGCGCGATGGTCCGCACCGAGGAAGTCCCCGACTACGGGGTGGTCATAGCCTTCGACCTGGACGAGGGGGCCCACGCGATGACCGTTACGCCGCGCGCCCCGCGCGGTGAGAGGTGCCCCACGTCGGAGCGGATCGCCGTCGAGTCGGTCGACATCGACAGCCCGGGCCGCGGCGCCACCGAGGCCACGGACACCGGCACCGACGACCCCACGCTCACTGTCACGGCCTCCCTGACGGCACTGCTGTGGCTCAGGACGGGAGCAATGGCGCCGGCCGAGTTGCGCTCCCAGGGCTTGATCACCCTCCGCGGTGGCCCATCGGCCGTACGGGACTTCGCACACATGTGGGGCGTGGACCCCGCCGATCTCGCGACCACACCTCAGATGCTGTAG
- a CDS encoding SDR family oxidoreductase has product MGDLSGRDGVAFVAGGTGGIGMEVCRTLAREGADVVFTYRSNADAAASLAREIEQIGRRVRPMQVDLAETAAVAEVVREAAGEGLHSLVYAAGPHVAQRYVSTIEPADMWEQCRNDVLAFYNLVHPALVPLREAQGAIVAVTTVATDRFVKRDVLSSAPKGAVEAIVQALASEEGRFGVRANCVGPGILEHGMVRELRAQGDIDESILEATVATIALRRLGAATDIAEAVAFLVSDRSGYITGQKIDVDGGYSI; this is encoded by the coding sequence ATGGGGGATCTGTCAGGTCGCGACGGGGTCGCGTTCGTCGCCGGCGGGACGGGTGGCATCGGCATGGAGGTCTGTCGGACCCTGGCTCGCGAAGGCGCCGACGTCGTGTTCACGTACCGCTCCAACGCCGATGCCGCGGCTTCGCTCGCTCGCGAGATCGAACAGATCGGTCGTCGGGTCCGTCCGATGCAGGTGGACCTGGCGGAGACGGCGGCCGTCGCCGAAGTCGTCCGCGAGGCCGCCGGGGAAGGTCTGCACTCACTCGTCTATGCGGCCGGTCCCCACGTCGCGCAGCGCTACGTGTCGACCATCGAGCCGGCCGACATGTGGGAGCAGTGTCGCAACGACGTCCTCGCGTTCTACAACCTCGTCCATCCCGCCCTGGTCCCGCTGCGCGAGGCCCAGGGGGCGATCGTCGCGGTGACGACGGTCGCGACCGACCGGTTCGTCAAGCGTGACGTCCTGTCGTCGGCGCCGAAGGGTGCGGTCGAGGCGATCGTCCAGGCGCTCGCCTCCGAGGAGGGGCGCTTCGGCGTCCGGGCCAACTGCGTGGGGCCGGGCATCCTCGAACACGGCATGGTGCGCGAGTTGCGGGCCCAGGGCGACATCGACGAGTCCATCCTCGAGGCGACCGTGGCCACCATCGCGCTGCGTCGCCTCGGCGCTGCGACCGACATCGCCGAGGCGGTGGCCTTTCTGGTGTCGGACCGGTCCGGGTACATCACCGGCCAGAAGATCGACGTGGACGGCGGCTACAGCATCTGA
- a CDS encoding glutamate synthase-related protein, with protein sequence MKVSTWSEVPDREPVGALVANVDLVIVRHDDEPSVLYGRCLHRGALMSDGHVDGDDLICGLHGWDYRYLTGVSSYDPSERLHPFTAWVDGDDLFVDADEIEQWAVDNPQPFDRDAYQGAYQDPHGTPDEPHVGLIRTLADEGLRYLGHHGPVAAMGVPRDQLPTWDDIQVVTAQLARKPMLDEDEVGTAVVVGPNARRPLHLDIPLFVSDMSFGALSAEAKTALSMGAEAAGTAICSGEGGMLPAEQEANGRYLYEFASGKFGWDLANVEKVQGFHFKLGQGAKTGTGGHLPGSKVKGKIAEVRGLEEGTDAISPSTFVDFHNEDDFRDFADEVRAASGGIPIGAKLSAQHIEDDIDAALRVGVDYIILDGRGGGTGAAPVIFRDNISVPTIPALARARRHLDARGRRDVTLVITGGLRKPADFVKAMALGADAIAVSNAAMQAIGCLGMRACHTDNCPVGIATQKPHLRARLPVDDAAARLTRFFEASVEMMTVLARACGHDHLSKLCADDLTTFDREMAHLTGIRYGGVRL encoded by the coding sequence GTGAAAGTCAGCACCTGGAGCGAGGTGCCCGATCGCGAACCCGTGGGCGCGCTCGTTGCGAACGTCGACCTCGTGATCGTCCGTCACGACGACGAGCCATCGGTCCTGTATGGGCGGTGCCTGCACCGTGGGGCGTTGATGAGCGACGGCCACGTCGACGGCGACGATCTCATCTGTGGCCTCCACGGCTGGGACTACCGCTACCTGACCGGGGTGTCGAGCTACGACCCGAGCGAACGTCTGCACCCGTTCACGGCGTGGGTGGACGGCGACGATCTCTTCGTGGATGCCGACGAGATCGAACAGTGGGCCGTCGACAATCCCCAACCCTTCGACCGCGACGCCTATCAGGGTGCCTACCAGGACCCGCACGGCACGCCCGACGAACCCCACGTCGGCCTGATCCGCACGCTCGCCGACGAGGGACTGCGCTATCTCGGCCACCATGGACCGGTGGCCGCCATGGGCGTCCCGAGGGACCAGTTGCCGACGTGGGACGACATCCAGGTCGTGACGGCGCAGTTGGCACGCAAGCCGATGCTCGACGAGGACGAAGTCGGCACGGCAGTCGTGGTGGGACCGAACGCGCGACGACCGCTGCACCTCGACATCCCCCTGTTCGTCTCGGACATGAGTTTCGGCGCGCTCTCGGCTGAGGCGAAGACCGCTCTGTCGATGGGAGCCGAGGCCGCCGGGACCGCGATCTGCTCAGGTGAGGGGGGAATGCTCCCCGCGGAGCAGGAGGCGAACGGGCGTTACCTGTACGAGTTCGCGTCGGGGAAGTTCGGCTGGGACCTCGCCAACGTCGAGAAGGTCCAGGGGTTCCACTTCAAACTCGGACAGGGCGCCAAGACCGGGACGGGCGGCCACCTGCCCGGTTCGAAGGTGAAGGGGAAGATCGCCGAGGTGCGCGGGCTGGAGGAGGGAACCGACGCCATCTCGCCGTCGACGTTCGTGGACTTCCACAACGAGGACGACTTCCGTGACTTCGCCGACGAGGTCCGTGCCGCTTCGGGAGGCATCCCGATCGGCGCCAAGCTGTCGGCCCAACACATCGAAGACGACATCGACGCCGCGTTGCGGGTGGGGGTCGACTACATCATCCTCGACGGCCGCGGCGGCGGAACGGGCGCCGCACCGGTGATCTTCCGCGACAACATCTCCGTGCCGACGATCCCTGCTCTCGCCCGGGCCCGTCGTCACCTCGACGCCCGCGGCCGACGTGACGTCACCCTCGTCATCACCGGCGGGCTCCGCAAGCCGGCCGACTTCGTGAAGGCCATGGCCCTCGGCGCGGATGCCATCGCCGTGTCCAACGCGGCGATGCAGGCCATCGGCTGTCTGGGCATGCGTGCCTGCCACACCGACAACTGCCCGGTCGGTATCGCCACCCAGAAGCCCCACCTGCGGGCGCGCCTTCCGGTCGACGACGCCGCGGCGCGGCTCACCCGCTTCTTCGAGGCCTCGGTGGAGATGATGACCGTGCTCGCCCGGGCCTGCGGACACGACCACCTGTCAAAGCTGTGCGCCGACGACCTGACCACGTTCGACCGGGAGATGGCCCACCTGACCGGTATCCGCTACGGAGGCGTACGACTGTGA
- a CDS encoding thiamine pyrophosphate-binding protein, whose translation MGRSAAGGETWHHLVGVDEVPEGRVTTVTIGRRSLAVTHHDGAWGALDNHCPHQGGPLGEGSIEKGWLRCPWHGYDYDPLTGAPPEGFSDAPACFETEVRDDAVWVRLPPEHDRERTVSDVMVETMTNWGVDTVFGMVGHSNLGFADAMRLAEQEGRLRYIGIRHEGAAAFAATAYGKLTGRLAACFAIAGPGSTNLLTGLYDAKVDRAPVLALSGQVPSSVRGRGAFQDVDLQGAFDDVSRFNETVQAGSRHAELMTLACKTAIVERDVAHLVLPDEVQIQPAPDAEAGGPDGRVGDSAIRPPTDALANAVERIAAAERPLVIMGNGCRFHTGEVTAFAESIGAPVATTFKAKGMISDGHPLGCGVLGRSGTPIASWFMNEADLLVVFGASFSNHTGIAPYKPIVQVDADPWALGRFHAVEVPVRGDVGVTAEALRTAMPADRRCRDLTAEVAERWAIWRAEKASRLTDDRGKGVNSAAVFDSLSRLAPPDAVMCVDVGNNAYSFGRYFEVTAQDVLMSGYLGSIGFALPAAMGSWAAVEGERKVIAISGDGGFGQYAMELTTAVAHDMDICHVLLDNSELAKISKEQRGVSYDVWQTTLVNPDFAAFAESCGARGFTVHSIDQLDEAVGTALSHRGPTLVHVLADSMLV comes from the coding sequence GTGGGACGGTCCGCCGCAGGCGGCGAAACATGGCACCACCTTGTCGGGGTCGACGAAGTTCCCGAGGGACGTGTCACCACGGTCACGATCGGGCGACGGTCCCTCGCCGTCACCCACCACGACGGCGCATGGGGCGCGCTCGACAACCACTGCCCTCACCAGGGGGGCCCACTGGGTGAGGGTTCGATCGAGAAGGGCTGGCTGCGCTGCCCGTGGCACGGATACGACTACGACCCGCTGACCGGCGCACCCCCCGAGGGCTTCTCGGATGCGCCGGCGTGTTTCGAGACCGAGGTTCGCGACGACGCCGTGTGGGTGCGCCTCCCACCCGAACACGACCGTGAGCGGACCGTCTCCGACGTGATGGTCGAGACGATGACCAACTGGGGGGTCGACACCGTGTTCGGCATGGTCGGGCACTCCAACCTCGGCTTCGCGGACGCGATGCGTCTCGCCGAACAGGAGGGCCGGTTGCGCTACATCGGCATCCGCCACGAGGGGGCCGCGGCGTTCGCCGCCACGGCCTACGGGAAGCTGACGGGTCGTCTGGCCGCGTGCTTCGCCATCGCCGGGCCGGGCTCGACCAACCTCCTCACCGGCCTCTACGACGCCAAGGTGGACCGCGCCCCGGTGCTGGCCCTGTCGGGTCAGGTCCCGTCGAGTGTGCGCGGTCGAGGCGCTTTCCAGGACGTGGACCTGCAGGGCGCCTTCGACGACGTCTCGCGCTTCAACGAGACCGTCCAGGCCGGCTCGCGACACGCCGAGTTGATGACCCTGGCGTGCAAGACGGCGATCGTCGAGCGCGACGTCGCCCACCTCGTGCTTCCCGACGAGGTCCAGATCCAGCCCGCCCCCGACGCCGAGGCGGGTGGGCCCGACGGGCGGGTCGGCGACTCGGCGATCCGGCCGCCGACGGACGCCCTCGCCAACGCCGTCGAGCGGATCGCAGCGGCCGAGCGACCCCTCGTGATCATGGGCAACGGCTGCCGGTTCCACACCGGCGAAGTGACCGCGTTCGCCGAGTCGATCGGTGCTCCGGTCGCGACGACGTTCAAGGCCAAGGGGATGATCAGCGACGGACATCCGCTCGGCTGCGGGGTGCTCGGCCGCTCGGGCACGCCCATCGCGAGCTGGTTCATGAACGAGGCCGACCTTCTGGTCGTCTTCGGTGCGTCGTTCTCGAACCACACCGGAATCGCGCCCTACAAGCCGATCGTCCAGGTCGATGCCGACCCGTGGGCACTGGGGCGTTTCCACGCCGTAGAGGTTCCGGTCCGGGGCGATGTCGGCGTGACCGCCGAGGCGCTGCGGACCGCTATGCCCGCCGATCGCCGCTGCCGCGACCTCACCGCCGAGGTCGCCGAGAGATGGGCCATCTGGCGTGCCGAGAAGGCGTCGCGACTCACCGACGACCGCGGGAAGGGCGTCAACTCGGCGGCCGTGTTCGATTCGCTCAGCCGCCTCGCTCCTCCCGACGCCGTGATGTGTGTCGACGTCGGCAACAACGCCTACTCGTTCGGCCGCTACTTCGAGGTGACCGCGCAGGACGTGCTCATGTCGGGCTACCTCGGCTCGATCGGTTTCGCCCTGCCTGCCGCCATGGGTTCATGGGCTGCGGTGGAGGGCGAGCGGAAGGTGATCGCCATATCCGGCGACGGAGGGTTCGGCCAGTACGCGATGGAACTCACGACGGCGGTCGCCCACGACATGGACATCTGCCATGTCCTGCTCGACAACTCGGAACTCGCCAAGATCTCCAAGGAGCAGCGTGGCGTCTCCTACGACGTGTGGCAGACGACGCTCGTCAATCCGGACTTCGCCGCATTCGCCGAGTCCTGCGGGGCACGCGGCTTCACCGTCCACTCGATCGACCAGCTCGACGAAGCCGTCGGCACCGCGCTCAGCCACCGCGGGCCGACTCTGGTCCACGTCCTCGCGGACAGCATGCTGGTGTGA
- a CDS encoding cation:proton antiporter, with product MTDIAVLAGFVVVWGLVSRRVDRWPLTGPMVFVAFGLLIGPDVADVVAFDADDSSVLLAGEATLAVLLFVDAARVDCRALVRNLALPARLLGIGLPLTVGATTVLVGLLAPDLGWAAAALVAAILAPTDAALGQAVVTDENVPTTIRQSLNVESGLNDGLVVPAVTIFLVLTQAEASNESAGYWVRFTAEQIGYGVLVGAGFGLIGGFLLARARAAGWVDGVYGQLTGLALAIGAFATAGEIDGNGFIAAFTAGLALRTVMGDEAETVTEFSEDLGQLLALVTFVLFGNVLVGPALDEVTFAVLACAVGALTITRMLPVAVALAGSGLKAPTVAFIGWFGPRGLASIVLGLVVLEEAGFAAGDEVFVIVTWTVLFSIAAHGATATWAARRYGEWYMATPADMRDDMMESEETPVARARFAPRPERGL from the coding sequence GTGACCGACATCGCCGTGCTCGCGGGCTTCGTCGTCGTGTGGGGTCTGGTATCACGCCGCGTCGACCGGTGGCCGCTCACCGGTCCCATGGTCTTCGTCGCCTTCGGCCTGCTCATCGGACCCGATGTGGCTGACGTCGTCGCATTCGACGCCGATGACTCGTCGGTCCTGCTCGCGGGCGAGGCGACGCTCGCAGTGCTCCTGTTCGTCGACGCGGCGCGCGTCGACTGCCGCGCGCTCGTCCGCAACCTCGCCCTGCCGGCACGCCTGCTCGGCATCGGCCTACCCCTCACGGTCGGGGCCACGACCGTCCTCGTGGGCCTGCTTGCACCGGATCTCGGCTGGGCGGCGGCGGCTCTCGTCGCCGCCATCCTGGCCCCCACCGACGCGGCGCTCGGCCAGGCGGTCGTGACCGACGAGAACGTGCCCACGACCATCCGCCAGTCGCTGAACGTCGAATCGGGCCTGAACGACGGTCTCGTCGTGCCCGCGGTCACGATCTTCCTGGTACTCACGCAGGCCGAGGCGTCCAACGAGTCTGCGGGCTACTGGGTGCGCTTCACGGCCGAGCAGATCGGCTACGGCGTGCTGGTCGGAGCGGGCTTCGGGCTCATCGGCGGCTTCTTGTTGGCGCGGGCGCGGGCGGCGGGCTGGGTCGACGGCGTATACGGGCAGCTCACGGGTCTTGCGCTTGCGATCGGCGCCTTCGCGACCGCCGGCGAGATCGACGGCAACGGCTTCATAGCGGCATTCACGGCGGGTCTCGCGCTGCGCACGGTCATGGGTGACGAGGCCGAGACCGTCACCGAGTTCAGCGAAGACCTCGGTCAACTCCTCGCGCTCGTCACCTTCGTCCTGTTCGGCAACGTGCTGGTCGGGCCGGCGCTCGACGAGGTCACGTTCGCCGTTCTCGCGTGCGCGGTCGGGGCGCTCACCATCACCCGCATGCTGCCGGTGGCGGTGGCCCTCGCCGGCTCCGGCCTGAAGGCTCCGACGGTCGCCTTCATCGGGTGGTTCGGACCCAGGGGACTCGCGTCGATCGTGCTCGGACTCGTCGTTCTGGAGGAAGCCGGGTTCGCCGCCGGTGACGAGGTCTTCGTGATCGTGACCTGGACGGTGCTGTTCAGCATCGCCGCGCACGGCGCGACGGCGACGTGGGCGGCCCGTCGCTACGGCGAGTGGTACATGGCGACGCCCGCCGACATGCGCGACGACATGATGGAGAGCGAGGAGACGCCCGTGGCCCGCGCCCGATTCGCGCCGCGCCCCGAGCGCGGCCTGTGA
- a CDS encoding FKBP-type peptidyl-prolyl cis-trans isomerase translates to MSRKPVRLLAVVLAVMMVAAACGGDDDVAGAGSDDGSGSEGTPSGDAATSDGAGDDGGSPSDQGAASDDGSDTGAGGQAPINGGKPVVEVPAGDPPTELEIIDLIEGDGPEVVDGSTVEVHYVGISWSTGEQFDSSWDKGSPFEVTLGQGRVIPGWDQGLIGMHEGGRRELRIPPDLAYRSDGVIDPSTGEVVIGPDETLVFVVDVVQSLSPPDPSTEPEVDFPDGPADELLVEDVTVGEGPPAQVGDRVVVNFVLGVVSTRETVASTWAVGQPFPFDLGGGGEIDTIEGLDLGVVGMQVGGLRRIVVPPSLGFGQETGQVSPDDTLVFMVELVEIR, encoded by the coding sequence ATGTCGCGCAAGCCTGTCCGTCTCCTCGCCGTCGTGCTCGCAGTGATGATGGTCGCCGCCGCCTGCGGCGGTGACGACGACGTCGCCGGGGCAGGAAGCGACGACGGCAGCGGCAGCGAGGGGACACCGTCCGGCGACGCTGCGACATCCGACGGTGCCGGCGACGACGGGGGGTCGCCGTCCGATCAGGGGGCGGCCTCCGACGACGGTTCGGACACAGGTGCCGGCGGGCAGGCGCCGATCAACGGAGGGAAGCCCGTCGTCGAGGTCCCCGCGGGGGATCCTCCGACCGAACTCGAGATCATCGACCTCATCGAGGGTGACGGCCCTGAGGTCGTCGACGGGTCGACTGTCGAAGTCCACTACGTCGGCATCTCCTGGAGCACGGGGGAGCAGTTCGACTCCTCGTGGGACAAGGGTTCGCCGTTCGAGGTCACGCTCGGTCAGGGTCGCGTCATCCCGGGTTGGGACCAGGGCCTGATCGGGATGCACGAGGGCGGACGTCGTGAGCTGCGGATCCCGCCCGACCTCGCCTATCGCAGCGACGGGGTCATAGACCCGTCCACGGGCGAGGTCGTGATCGGTCCGGACGAGACGCTGGTCTTCGTCGTCGACGTGGTCCAGTCGCTTTCGCCGCCGGACCCCTCGACGGAGCCGGAGGTGGACTTCCCCGACGGACCGGCCGACGAGCTCCTCGTCGAGGACGTGACGGTCGGCGAGGGTCCGCCTGCCCAGGTCGGTGACCGCGTCGTCGTCAACTTCGTGCTCGGTGTGGTCTCCACCCGCGAGACCGTCGCGTCGACGTGGGCGGTCGGCCAGCCGTTTCCCTTCGACCTCGGCGGTGGGGGTGAGATCGACACCATCGAGGGCCTCGATCTGGGCGTGGTCGGGATGCAGGTGGGAGGACTGCGGCGCATCGTCGTGCCGCCGTCGTTGGGCTTCGGTCAGGAGACCGGTCAGGTCTCGCCCGACGACACGCTGGTGTTCATGGTCGAACTCGTCGAGATCCGCTGA